The DNA segment ATCAGGGCCAGGATGGTGATCAGGTACGGCAGCGCCTGCACCAGCGTGGGCGGCAGCAGGTCCCCGCCCCCCAGCGCGATGGACAGCGCCTGAAGGAAGCCGAACAGCATGGTGGCCCCCAGCACCCCCAGCGGTTTCCACTGCCCAAAGATCAAGGCGGCCAGCGCGATAAAGCCGCCCCCCGCGCTGATGTTGCGGACATAGGAATCCAGGTTGCCGATGCTCAGGAACACGCCTGCCGTCCCGGCCAGCACGCCGGACAGGATCACGGCGGTATAGCGCATCCGCTTGACGTTGATACCCATGCTGGCCGCCGCCCCCGGCTGTTCCCCGGTGGCGCGCAGGCGCAGGCCAAACGGCGTGCGGTACAGCACGTACCACGTCACCGCCACCGCCAGGAACGCGAAGTACACGGGCGGGGAGAAACGCAGTTCACCGACGCCCCACAGCGGCAGCGCGTTGGCGACCTTGGGGCTTTCGGTGGAGCTGCCGTACATCGCGGTCAGGATCACGGCAGGCACACCCGTCGCCAGCAGGTTGATGGCCGTGCCACTGATCACCTGATCGGCGCGGTACTTGATGCTGATGACCGCGTGAATCCAGGCAATCAGCCCGCCCACCAGCGCCCCACCCAGCCAGCCTGCCCACGGTGCGGCGGTCCCCAGCACAGGTTCCAGCACCTTGGTCAGCACCGCTCCACCCAGCGCCCCAAAGATGATCAGCCCGTCCAGCGCGATATTGACCACGCCGCTGCGCTCGCTGAACAGCCCACCCAGGGCAGTGAGCAGCAGCGGAACCAGACTGCGGATAAAGGTGGCGAGAAATGCCGCCGTGATCAATTGTGCGAACAGCCCGTCCATTATTTGCCCCCTTCGCGGGTGTTCTCTTCACTGCTCTGGCCGACG comes from the Deinococcus sp. AJ005 genome and includes:
- a CDS encoding ABC transporter permease — its product is MDGLFAQLITAAFLATFIRSLVPLLLTALGGLFSERSGVVNIALDGLIIFGALGGAVLTKVLEPVLGTAAPWAGWLGGALVGGLIAWIHAVISIKYRADQVISGTAINLLATGVPAVILTAMYGSSTESPKVANALPLWGVGELRFSPPVYFAFLAVAVTWYVLYRTPFGLRLRATGEQPGAAASMGINVKRMRYTAVILSGVLAGTAGVFLSIGNLDSYVRNISAGGGFIALAALIFGQWKPLGVLGATMLFGFLQALSIALGGGDLLPPTLVQALPYLITILALIFTGRSRAPKALGKPYEG